TGTGCATGACCGGCAGGTTGATTCTGGTTTGATGTTGTTGTTTTTTTCGTATTTTTGGAGGCAGTAGGTTGAGCAAAAGTAGTGGTCGTGCGCGGGTATGGTTCCTTGCATACCGCAGATTGGATCAATTTTATCAGTCATCCTTCAGGTTAATGATTGTCATTATTTGAATATATATGTACTATGTAATTTAGAAAAAAGTAGGAAGTAGATATGAATTGGAAAGAAATGAATTAGAATTATATTGAAATATTAAATGATTCTTGAGCCGGGTTTCTGTCGATTCGTATAAGAGGAATGCGAATTCCTGGTTCCATTGGTCCGCTGCTAAGAACGAATTCTCCAAATATTAATTTTGGTGTTTTTCTGGCTGCATTCCAATAATTATTCTGCCATGTATTACAAAATCCATTTCTAAAATATGCATCCCGAATATTTTCCAGAAAATTATTTTGTGTTATGAAATTATCTCGCGATATTTCAATCATAATTCCTTCTGACTCTGAAGGAAAAGTATGTCCTGAGATTGTATTTAGCTGAATAACATTACCATCTCTATAAATAATATTAATTCCGTCGAATCTGTTGTTTCTAATGATGTTGTTCTTGATCAGATTATGTGATGCACCCCACATAAAAATGCCATGGTTATTTTGTTCAATAATGTTTCCTAGTATCTGAGTATTTGCTTGTATTCTGGAGTCTGAGAAGTAGATGCCGATTACATTACCTCTAATGATGTTATTGGAAATGGTACTATTATCTGCGCTCACAAGAATTCCTGCATCATGGCTATCGGTGCCGCTGTTTTCTAT
This Candidatus Thermoplasmatota archaeon DNA region includes the following protein-coding sequences:
- a CDS encoding NosD domain-containing protein → MRENKKQIIFLTLCFCVFITNVVAASQHQISSIIHTTCTNDKIIYVDDDNTLGPWDGSIEHPYQTIQEGLSHAESDDTIYVFSGTYYSSGVFNSISLQKPVKLQGEGPQTTVIRGYGAKWVVSINNDQGACSISGFTIENSGTDSHDAGILVSADNSTISNNIIRGNVIGIYFSDSRIQANTQILGNIIEQNNHGIFMWGASHNLIKNNIIRNNRFDGINIIYRDGNVIQLNTISGHTFPSESEGIMIEISRDNFITQNNFLENIRDAYFRNGFCNTWQNNYWNAARKTPKLIFGEFVLSSGPMEPGIRIPLIRIDRNPAQESFNISI